In the genome of Natronomonas salina, the window TTCACTTGAGTTGTTGTTCGTATTCCCCGGTGTAGTGCTAGTGAGCTTCGGTGCCATCTTGGTCGCTGGATTGGTGGTATACCCTCTGTATTGGATCGGCGTCGCCGGGTTCTTCTATCTGGTCTCCCTCTGGTTCGATGGTTCGGGGACATTCAGGCGGGTGGTCGCGTATTTCGGTTGGATGTGGGCCCCATACCTGCTTGGTTTGCTCGTCGTCGGGATTCCGTTGCTCGTCGTCTTCCCGGAGGGGGTCATCTCGGTCGCAGAGGATCGATTCTTCATCGAGGCGTTCACCGAGCGGCTAACGCTTATCATCCGAATGATCCAAGCCGTCAGT includes:
- a CDS encoding YIP1 family protein — encoded protein: MPRTPLIDPDGFFREHPDPSLQAPAILLVVVSIVQAILHEGILIGLRGSLELLFVFPGVVLVSFGAILVAGLVVYPLYWIGVAGFFYLVSLWFDGSGTFRRVVAYFGWMWAPYLLGLLVVGIPLLVVFPEGVISVAEDRFFIEAFTERLTLIIRMIQAVSLLVTLWTAYIWVYALKHGRGLTRRAATITIGVPIGIQLFLWIALQLFYPPI